Genomic segment of uncultured Desulfobacter sp.:
ACGAACCCAAAATAAAAGTTCGGGTGGGAATGGAGCAATCACAGTGTAGATACTGGTCCGCTTATCAAACATTTAAAAAGCTGGGGATACCAGTTAAGGTCGAAAATACATCTGCAAAACTACATCATAAAGTTGGCATTATTGATAACAAGACGGTCATCTTGGGATCATACAACTGGACTCTATCGGCTGACATTAAAAATGATGAGAATGTTTTAATAGTAAATAATCCGGAGATCGCTGAATTGTTTACGGGGGCATTCAATGAACTATGGGAAACTGTTTTAACGGAATGATGATAATCACATTATAATAACAATTGTATTTCAAGGCGTATTCGATTTAACCTCAATATCTATGCCGCGGTACTGGGCTTGTATCATTTTGAACAGCAGCAAATCTATCATAGGTTGTGGATTTACAATTTTAAAAAGCACAATCAATGGTTTGTTGGAATAATATGAACCCAGTACCTATGTGCTGTACTATAGCTTATTTGCCTGTAAGGCACAATATCAGAATAAAATACCCCAAAATATCAATCAACATAGAAAGGTATGTCAACAGCCCATTGCTCAATTCCTTTGATTCGGAAAATTTGATTTTCTATGATTTGCATGGCCTGCTTTGTCAGCCTTACGCCTTTTTTATAAGTTTTTTCCACAAAGGTCACAACTGGACGCCAGCCTTTCCAGGTCATTGTTCTCGCTAATCCTAAAATTTTTTCAACCTTGTCCAAAAGTTCTCCATTCCAATGTTGTTCCAATCTACCCCAAATTCTTTCTACAGGATTGTATTTACTGTGATATGGAGGATAATAAGCTAAGCTAATGCTCACGGAATTTTCTTGAGAAAAAGTAACCAAACGATTCATAAATTGACTTCTTCGGCTGCTATTTTCTGGTCCATTATCTAAATTCAGAACCAAGGTATGTGGATCATATGCTTCCTTAAGAGTCGGCCATAATTGTTCTAAAGCATCGACTATAAAATCTGCTGTAATATGGCTTTCGGTGAAATAAAAGAAGGTTTCATCTGTTGCCGGAATGAATATGCCAAAAAGCTTTAAAAGCGTATCTGGCTGGAAATCATGATCACAGGCTCGTAAGCCATAACGATTGTATCCGCCTCGTGAAAATGGTCCCACTTTTATGACAGCTTTTGCATCCATTGACAATCTTATTATCCCCGGATTCGAATCTGCTATCCTGTTGATATTATGAACATAGTCAAATATCAAATTCACTTCAGGGATTTTTTTTTAGGCTTACATTTGGTCACTTTTTTCAAACGATAATCTAACTGGTTCATTTTCCGGTTAATCGTTATGACCGATGGGAGATCATCCGGTTGATATCCTTTCAATTCAATTAATTTTCTATGCACCTCTTTTGCTGTAATCGGTGAATACAATTTGGTCGAATGAAATGTTGGGTCCGTTTGGCAAATAGGTTCTACAATATTTTTGATATCTTCAAGTAATAAAGGATATTTTTCTTCAGCGGGTTTCCGCCCCCTTCCTGAAAAATTATCGACACAAACAAAACCGCTTTGCAGTTCTTTCATCCCTTTTCTAATTGTATGACGGTCCCATCCAAGCTCTTTTTCTGCTTTTCTCTGGCCACCTTTCCCCATAAGAGATACTACATGGGCCATAAATTGCCTTCTATCAGTCCCTTTTAATTTTTCTCTCGTTTGGTTTAACAAACACTTTACCGCAGGCGTGATTTCAGATAACTGCTCTTCTGTGAATTCAATATGGTTTGTCATGAAAAGTCCATTTAAATGTTATTTTTCATGAGGACCATATCTATTACATTCAGTTTTGTACAGGCATGCTTGGTTTTCTCCAGGCAGGGTATTTATTTTTGATCTTGTGCCTAATGCCTGCTGTCATCTCTTTTTGGGAAATTGCGTCTTCACTCATGATGCATAGGGTACCTCCGACGCTGTGATCAGAGTTGCGGCATTTACAAACGAGGTCTCTGTGATAATTTTTTCCTCACTTCAAAGCGACAGTACTACAATAATTTTTGGACGATTCAAATGTTAATCCGGCTTCAGAAAAACCGATGATTGCCGTGTGAAGAGCCATTATCACCACGTGTCCAGTTTGGGTCACCATAAAAGCATCCTCTTCCTGGAGAATATAGTCCCGTGTGTCCCGTTCCTGGGTTATCCAAACGGTGCCCTTAAGACAGTACAGCGTTTGGTAGGGCTTCCCTTTTATTGTTCGGTAGCAGTCAACGTTCAGGTTAAACCGTTTCATCGGCGGACTGAGATTTAAAATTCGATATGCATTGGTCGTTTTCATCTTCTAACTATTTTCTCCCGAAAAATTTTTTCTTCAAGAAAATAACAAAAAATTAATAGACAAAGGCGTTAGTCTAAAATTATCCATGACTTATGCGATAAACATGAAGAATGATATGATTGACTTTGTATCAATGTCAATGTATTCATTGTCACTATGACAATAAACTGGATGCCCAACTTAAATAAAAGTAACAAACCCTTGTATCTTCGCATTGCCAGCAGTCTAGCAGAGGATATTGCAAATGGGTGTCTTTCCCCGGGTACGCTGCTGCCCACTCAAAGGGAACTCGCCGATCAACTCGGTATTGCCCTAGGAACTGTCACTAGAGCATATAATGAAAGCAAAAAACGAGGATTTATCTTTTCGGACGGGCGGAGGGGAACATTTGTTGGTAACTCTAAGGTAGTGGAATCCAGCCTTGATATCTTAGTCAAACCTGTCCCAAAAATGATTGACTTCAGTGTAATCCATCCGGCCTATATTTGGGACCCGGATCTTGCTCAAGTTCTAAAAAATTTGGCCAGCAGATCAGACACCGATAGTTTATTGCGATATCCTCATGTAGGGGGAAGCAAAAGACACAGGTTAGCAGGGGCCGAATGGATAAAACGTCTTGGGATAGAAACGTCACCTGATTCCGTAATCCTCACCAGTGGTGGGCAAAACGGAATATATTTATCTTTGGCAGTAACAGCCGGACCTGGTGAGACTATTTTGACGGAAAAAATTGGCTATCCCGGTGTCAAATCTGTGGCAAGTGCAATGAACCTTACTCTCGAAGGGGTGGAAATGGACGATGAAGGTATTCTACCGGATGCACTGGCCATAGCTTGTCAAAAAACAAAGTCCCGTATTCTTTTTTGTATGCCAGACATACAGAATCCCACCACCAGTACGATGTCCTCAGAGCGGAGGCGAGAAATTGTAAAAACTGCACGGCATCACAACCTTCTTATAATCGAAGACGCAAGTCACAGGCCACTACTGACTGATCCTCCGAGACTTCTGTCAGACTATGCACCTGAAAGAAGTTTTCTGCTTGCATCGACATCCAAAACTGTGGCTGGCGGATTACGTGTAGGATTTATGACGTGCCCTGAAAATTTTTACAACCCAATATCGGTAAAGAAACAGGCTATAGATTTTTCTTGCACACCACTGCCTTTTGAAATTTTTGCAACTTGGATCGAAGATGGCACGATAGATGAAACCATACGAAACAAACGTGATGAAGCATTTGCCAGGCAATTAATTCTAAAGCAAGAGTTGGCAGGTTTTGACATTCAAACAAATGAATTTGCTTACTTTTCTTGGCTGAGTCTGCCAGAAGGACTGGGTCGGGCTCAATTTACCATCAAAGCTAGCGAAATGGGCGTGAGTGTCCTACCTTCAGATGTGTTTGCAATTGATTCGAACCTCATCCCAGATGCAGTGCGAATAGCCTTGGCAACCCCCAACAGTATAGAGACCGTACAAAAAGGACTAAGGATATTGGCCTCCATCCTGAATGGTCGTGCCATTCAGGATAATCTCGTATATTTTTAAGCTGATGCTCCCTCAAGGAATTAGAAAAGTATTCAAACAAAAATACCCGTTCGGGAGGCTATCTATGTGGCTCGGGTATAATATCAATTATTATTCAGAAATTATTCTCAATAGAATGATTAATTTCAGACAAGCTCTAATCGGCACTCTTAAAAATAAAAAGGGTTTCAAAAAAATTCTCGTTTCCGCACTGCGCATCCAGCAGGGCTCGAGGAATGTCCCTTGCGAAAAACAACACTGAGCAACATAATGGTATTTATATGGCGTGTAACCCTTACCAGTAATGGCGTTGATTTCATTTGTTATTGTGGACCCTATATGCAAAATCAATGAATGGTTGCTTGGATGAGGATTGTGATCGCTGCTCTATTAATGATTTTCATCCTTACAACTCACCCCGCTCTTTCTGATTTTCTACTGAATGTGGCATGCTCAACGGAATATTCGGGAACGGCGATGATCTCTCTGCGGCCTGGGGGCAGTTTAAGTCTGCGGTTTCAAAAATCACAATACGCACCCGGGCAGGAGCGATGACTTTTGACGGAAAAATTGTGTGTATACCGATATTCGTGAACATTGTCTTTGGATGCTTTGGGGGTACCCTTGGTTCGAACCCAGTTTCTGGCAGTTTCAAGGTCTTGTAATGTATTAACATTAAATGCAAACATCATGTCCTGGTCCAGATCTTCCAGCTCCCGGGACGGGATCTGTATACTGTTTTCCGGGTTTAAAATTTTTTTGATTTTAAATACCTGTTTTTCCAGGTTGGTTTCAATCCGGGAAAGGCAGGATTTGTGGTAGAGCGCGCACAGCATTTCAAGGCCGCCCTTGGTTTTGGGGATGATAATCTGTTTAGTCTCATCCCGCTGCGCCAAAAGATGCCTGATTACTTTCTCACTGACAAAGGGCAGATCGCAGGCCGTGATATAACTCCACTCAAAATCGGCGTAAAAAAGACCTGCATGAAGCCCTGCCAGGGAACACCGGGACGGGTTAATATCCGTAACAACCAACGCATCCATTCCCAGAAAATCTTTGGGATCATTCACCACCAGAATTACCTGGGGAAACAGCTTTGAAAACACGCTGATAATTCGTTCAATGATGGTCTTTGATCCTACCTTGTGAAATGTTTTTTTTATGCCGGGAAGTCTGCGGTTGTATCCGCCGGCCAGGATCACACCCGTGCAGTCAAATTTTTTCAATGCGCTATTGTTTCTCTTTAAATCGTATCTGAACGAACCCATCAGTGCCTTCTATGTTCAAACTTCCTGGATCACTGATTTTGAATCCGCTGGGGGTTTGAAAACAGTGTAAATCGATCGGATCGGGCGTAACCTGCCACCGTGATACCTAAATTTTGGGCCATGAGAATCGATTCACGGGTGGGAGCCCCCCGTGAGGCCAAAACAGGAATGCCAAATGCCGCCGCCTTCTGGAGAACCTCTATGGGAATTCGGCTGGAGACTAACAATACCATATTGTCAGGGGGGGTGTTGTTCATGAGCAGGGTGCCGATGACTTTGTCCACAGCGTTGTGACGGCTGATGTCATCAATGTGGAATTCGGGCATGGCATTGGCAATGCTCACGGCTGCGGTGTGAAACCCTCCGGTCTGCCGGTGAAGCACAGAGCACTGTAACAGCCACTCCATATTTTTGATCAAACTTTCAGGATCAACGCCGGAATGTGAGGCGATATGGGTGACTGCGTTGCAGAGGCCGGCGGGGGCTTCTGGGTTTCTTAAGTTTTCAGAACCAGAGACTGTTTTTACCCTGGCCCGGACGATCTGCTCATGTTTATCCAATCCAAGTGATTCAATATCTTCAGCACCCTGGATCACCCCGGCAGAAAATAGAAATCCCAGGGCCAAAGCGTCGAGGTGTGAGGGCGTGCACGGCAGTGAGGCTGTTTCAAGGCCATCAACCTCAACAATCAGGGTCGTTTCCACCGGCACATGACAGGTTTCCGTATGAAACCGGCCTTTACTGTATCGACGCACCTCCATTTGGGTTAACGCGTTTTCCATCACCATAAAAACAAACGCTCCATCTGGTTATGATTATCGTTTTTTTCAGCTTTCCAGGCTAAAAAAAGAGCCCCGGCATCGGGCCGGAGCTCAAGAAAAGATCTGAACAATTATAAAAGATCGCCTACCGATCCAATTGGATCAGCGAATGCCTTGGGAATGACAGGCAGACGCGTTACATCCGGTCATATCCTTGTCATCCTTGCCCATCTCGTTGGTATGACACCCCAGACATGAACGGTTTTTGGTCTGGGTAAAACTGATCTGGTGCATCGCCTTAAAATAACTTTTGTCGCCGCCGACATTATCGGGGCTGAAGTTATCGTGGCAGGTGGCGCAGCTTCGGGGCGGCGCTTCTCCTTTGAGTTCTCCCATTTTGTGGTGGCAGTCAATACACTCAAAACTTTCATGGCTTGAGTGGTTGAAGGTTACCGACAGATCCTTGCTGCTGTGTCCTTTTATATAGTTAATTGCCAGGCCGTCTTCGGGCGGTTCAAAGGTATTGCCCTCGTCAGCCTGAACATACAGGCACATCCCCAAAGTTATAAGGGCTGTAGTCAGAAGTATATATATTTTATGTTTCATCATCTGTCTCCTTATATCCCTGGTTTATCCCTGACGATTGCCAAATCTGAACTGCCCGGTGAGAAACTGCCGCCGGGTCTGCGCAGCGGGGCGAGCCTGGGCCAAAATAGCCTGTTTCTGTCCTGCCTGGGCCACAACATGCGAGGCATAATCATCGGCTTCGGATTGGCAAAGATAGATCACCCGTACATCTTCCGGATCTGCCAGAAATGCGCCGGGATAGGTCTTTTTAACCTCTTCCAAACGTTTTTTGGCCATGTCCAGCATGGCATCCCGGTCACCAAAATTCATGGTGCCCGTGGGGCAGGCCGTCACACATGCCGGTTTCATGCCCTGCTGAACCCGGTCAATGCACATGTCGCATTTGGTCCACTGCCCGGTCTCTTCATTTTTCCGGGGGACATTATAGGGGCAGACCTGATCCGGTGCCAGATCCACATTTTTGTCCAACGTGACCGATGTGTTGTAGACCACGGCACCGGTTGCAGCATCGTGGGTCACCGCATTGGACTTGTACATATTAAACATATATTTGCAGGGCGGTTCAATGCAGTGCCGGCACTGTTCGGGGAAAAAATTCCACTGAAGCTTTCCTTTTTGATCCCGGACCTCTTTAAACCGGACCAGTTTCAGGGTATGGGCTGACAGATCCTGGGGGTTCTGGTGGGAGCCGACATTGCGTGTCTGTTCAGCAGGCAGGTCTTTCCACTGCTTGCAGGCCACCTGGCATCCCCGGCATGCGGTGCACAGGGTTAAATCTACGAAAAAACTTTTACCATTCATAATTTATCTCCCTGTTTCCACTTGCGTAGGTTAACCATAAAGGCCTTATACTCTGGAATGCCGGTATTGGGATCACCCACGTTCGGAGTCACAATATTGGCCGAATCACCGCCGTTCAAGGGAGTAATCCATCCATAATGCCAGGGCATGCCCACCATGTGGACCTCATTGCCTTCAATGTTGAAGGTCTGAATACGCTCGGTCACCATGGCGATGGCCCATAAAGAACCGCGGACACTTTCAACCATGACCCGATCCCCATTTTCAATATCCCGGAGCTTGGCCAGCTGGGGACTGATCTCCACAAACATCTGGGGTTCAGCTTCCACAAGCCATGACATCCACCGGGTCATGGAGCCGGTCTGCCAGTGTTCAGTGACCCGGTAGGTACTGGCCACAAAGGGGAATTGGGGATCGCATTGGGCCTTTCTCTCTTTACCCACCTCTATGGAGACGGGATTATTGAGCTGGGAAGAGAAGGGATGTGCGTGAACAGGACACTCCAGGGGTTCATAATGCTCCGGTAACGGTCCGTCCGCACGCCCCGGTCCGAACAGCTGGCCAAGACCGTTTTTGCGCATGATAAAGGGATGCCGTGTGCCCGGTGCCCATCCGCCGTCCGGGACATCGCCCTTCCAGGCGTTTCCATCCCATTCAATAACTGCCTTCTCCTTGTTCCAGGGTTTTCCCTGCAGATCGACAGAGGCGCGGTTATATAAAATCCTCCGGTTAACCGGCCAGCACCAGGTCCAATTGGGATACAGGCCTATGCGCGCCTGATCTTCCGTCTGGGAAGAATCGCGTCTCTGGGCCATATTCCCGGCATCCGTGTAAGAGTTGCAATAGAGCCAGTTGCCCGATATGGTGGAGCCGTCATCCATCAGATACGCAAACGAGGGAACCTGTTGTCCTTTTTTAAAGGATTTGCCCTTTACAGTCACATCCCGGGTAAACCAGCCGTTGGCAAGCTTAGCGGTTTGATCCGCACTGAAATGGTAATGACCGTGGGCGTCCTTTTTGCACATATTGTTAAAGCTTAAACGGGTAATGGGTTCAGGAAATGCCCCGCCCTCTTTCTCGTAAAGTTTGGCAACCTCTTCCCACAGCTCATGGAAGTAGTGCCCATCCGAGAGAATCCCTTTGGGTGCCTCGGGCCCCTGATACCGCCACTGACTCCATCTGCCTGAGTTGGAGACCGATCCTTCCTTTTCAATGGCCGACGCGCAGGGAATATAAAAGGTCTCTGTTTTGACCTTTTCAGGATCCATTCCCGGCCCTTTCCAGAAATCAGAAGTTTCACACTGGAAAAGGTTTACATTGACCATCCAGTCAAGTTTACTGATGGCCTCACGGGTTTTAACCGAATCCGGACCTGAACAGGCTGGATTCATTCCCCAGATCAACGCCCCTGAAAATTTTCCTTCCCACATACGATGAATCAGTGGGATCCAGGAGTATTTTTTCGAAGATAGGCTGTCCAGCTTGGGAAGATAACGGTATGCATCCTCGATCTTATCATCGGAATACATGGCCTTGATCAAGCTGGCCGAGTATTTGGGGTAATTCTGCCACCAGTTGGCACTTTCGGGGTCGTTGCTTTTCGGAGTAAAGGCCTTGTTATATGCCTCCAGGGTATCTAATCCAGCCACCGGTGTTTTGATATAACCGGGCAGAATATGGAACAGCAGGGCATAGTCCGTGGACCCCTGTACGTTACATTCACCGCGCAACGCATTCACACCGCCGCCGGCCACGCCGATGTTGCCCAAAAGCAGCTGGATCATGGCCATGGCCCGGATATTCTGAACGCCCACAGAGTGTTGGGTCCAGCCCATGGCGTACATGATGGTACCTGCTTTTCCCCGTTGACCGGTGGCCGCATAGGTCTGATAGAAATCAAGCAGATCATTTTGGGTCAGGCCGGATATGGCAGATACCTTATCAAGGGTGTACCGGTTGTAGTGTTCTTTCATTACGTTCAACACACACCGGGGATGGGTCAGGGTTTTATCCCGTTTGGGGACACCGTTCTCATCTGTTTCAAATGCCCATGTGGCTTTGTCATAAACCCTTGTTTGTTCGTTGAAACCGCTGAAAACGCCATCTTTAAACGCATAATCCTCGCCCAGGATAAAAGATGCATTTGTATATTCGGTTACATAGGGAAGAAAATAGCTCTTATTTTCAAGAATATACCGAATCAAACCGCCCAGAACGGCAATGTCCGTTCCGGAACGCAGGGCCATGTATCTATCGGCCTTGGCTGAGGTCCTGGTGAATCGAGGATCCACATGGATTATTTTAGCCCCTTTCTGCTGGGCCTTCAGGGCCCATTTAAAGGAAATGGGGTGATTTTCGGCAGCATTGCTGCCCATAATTAAAATACAGTCACTGTTTTGCAAATCAATCCAGTGATTGGTCATAGCGCCGCGTCCAAACGTCTCTCCCAGAGCCGCTACAGTTGCGCTATGTCAAATCCTGGCCTGATGTTCAATATAGACAAGTCCCAAAGACCGGGTGAAGCTGTGCATGGCCAGACACTCTTCGTTGTCGATGGCGGCAGAGCCCAGGGATGCAATTCCCATTGTCCGGTTGACTTCCTGGCCTTTATCGTTTTTCTCCTCAAAGGATTTATCCCGGGAATCTTTGATCAAACGGGCAATTCGTTTTTTGCACCAGTCCCAGTCCTTGGGGATAAACTCTTTTCCATAGGGTTCCCGGTAAAGGCAGGTCAGGGTCCGTTTGGGGTTTTCCGTCATCTGGATGGTGGCCGAACCTTTGGAACATAATGCGCCCTGGTTGATGGGATGGTCAGGATCTCCTTCAACGTTGACGGCCCGTTTTGTTGCAAGGTCTGTGTTGACCAGAAGACCGCATCCCACTGAGCAAAACGCACAGATGGACGTGGTCTGTTTCGTCCATTTGGGATCCAGTTGATTGGCACGCTCTACAGACTTTGCAACTGTAGAGCAGCCCAGGCCGGTAAATACCGGCATCGCTGCAATTCCTGCAACTGTGGCGGATGCCGCTTTCACAAAATTTCTACGGGTTAAGTCCATTATTTCTCCTTTGCATAGGTTGAGGACTATATCGTTAAATACACCATGCCGACAAAGCCATTCGCTTATAGCCGTGATTTGCGGCAAGCATGTCCAGGGGCAGGGATTCAAGATCATTAAGTGGGGCAAAAGCTTCTCGGTCAAGTTCCCGAAAATCAATTGTTTTTATATAGGTATTGCACTGGGTGCAGGTCTCCACCCGGAATCCGGGTTCGCCTTCTGCCGTAAAACCGGCTAATTGATCCGCCTTGTCAATGTTGCAGCAGGCACAGGCCAGCCGCCTGATTCGATAGGTGAACCTGCAAAAGGAACAGTGGGCAAATCTTTGCCCTTCTTTTCCCCTAAGTTCCAGCATATATGGCGGGCTGCCGCACACGGGACAGGCCCCGTTGGTATGGATCTGTTCAGGATCAATCCCTTCGGCCTCGGCCAGGGCAATGCCTGCTGCTTGAAGGCTTGGCGCAGCAGCGACCATGATGAGAAAGGGCAGGGCGGACGGTGCGTCAGGGGTTTGCGCCTCCCATGTTTTTAAGACAGGCCCTGAAAAATCACCGCCCGCGAAACGGGTCAGGATCTCATTCCAGGCCTGTTCAAACGAAAGCGCTTTTTTTTCAACGGCGCCTTGAATCAGAACCACAGCATCAACCAGCGCAGCGGGCATGACGTCTTTTGCATCAAGAATCGCGGCCATGATCCGGGCAGCAAGGGCTATAAAATTTTTTATATCCAGGGGGAAATTCAATGGAGAGCAGACCGGAATCTGTGAAAGAGGGATACCTGACAAATCAAGCTCAAGGCCGCCTGTGTTTTCTGCCTGAAGCAGGGCTGTTTTTCCCAAAAGTGCTGAAAGATCCGCCGGAAGATGTTCCCGGGAATCCAATCGCGCCATGGTGCTGAGAATGATTCTTGTTTGACTTAAAGACTCCATTTCCTATACATCCCCTATATTAGGCGGTTCTCTTTTTATGGCAAATTCCAGGCTTAAAAATCTTTAGGAAAACTCGCCGTTAAATAACCGCATCAGTCCAAGGTCGCATCATAAGGCCGGCCTTGGCCAAATTATGCGGATGGTTTGTTCACTATCTGGGTAAAGTATTTTTCGTTCAGGCGTGCTATTAACTACATCGGAGACTCATCGTAGGAGGGCTCTTGCTTTTGTAATACCTGCACCAACATCTGTTTCCAAATTTTAAACCACAAGTATAATGATTAAGCCGGAATAGGTTTTTTGTCAAGAAAACAATGAATTTTAATTTTTTAAGGCTCGGTATTTTCAAGTCATTTTTGCTTGCCGGCATGTTGCACGCCCGTTGGTGTTCGGCATAAGATGTCAATGGTTTGTTACTTTTTTTACCCAATGATTGGATAGTTAATTATAGAATATTGTTCCTTTTCTCACTCATGAAAAATAATAACATGCTGAAAATAAATGTTTTTTCATGATGGCATCTATGTTGCATATAGTTCTTTTTACAGGGAGAAGGTAATTGATGAGGAGGGGTCATGGAGATAACAAAAGAACAAGTTGATAATATATTTGAAGCGTCCCAAAGCACGGAAGAAGCCTTGAGCGCCCTTTATAAACTTATTCTGCCGGACTGGGAACACATCAAAGCAGCAAAAGGTGTTCCGTTGATCGGTAAAGGCGGGTGGCTGTATATCTGCGAATGTTTTATAAGATTAAGCAAACCTGCAGATATGGGTTTCCCCGGATTATGGCTTAACGAAGGGTTTGACAGCAGCGATTATCTGCCGATGTGGACGGTTGATTTAAATCATTTTTATCCAAGTTATAAAAATTAACCAGCGGCGCGCAATTAAAGAATTATTTGCGATGGCCGTTGTAAAATTTTAGCATGACTTGATGATCGCATGGCCAAGGACTGTTTCAAACGGATGGATAATTATAAATCCTTTTTCAATAAACCGGTCTTTGCAAACACCTTGGCATAGAGCGAACGGACCTCTCTGATTTTAAACATCTTTCCAATAAGTGCCAGAATAATCAGAAATAATGTGCCGACAATCACACATATTAAAATATGGGCAAAAAATCCTGTAATCGGCATCAAGTTGACAACTTCGGCATATACCGCTTTTAAAGTCAACCATACCAGGATGCTGACCGCCAGCATTACACCAAAGAAGGTGTAAACATCCGACCGGCCGGCATTTTTTGTTTTTCTGCTCCACACTTCAAATAAAGCGCCTGTGGTGATGATCACGGATAAAGACAGGCCCAGCGCCACACCTTTGATCCCCATGGCGGTCATTGCAAAATAGAGCAGCGGCAGGCTTAATCCCACGCACACAGAAGAGAAAATCGCAGGGAATATTGTATTTTGAACGGCAAAGAACCCCCGGGAAACAATGGTCTGGGCGGAAAATGCAAATGCCCCGGCCATGAAATAGGGCAGTACCCCTGATGTCAGGGCGGCATCATGGGCGTCAAAGGCGCCGCGCTGGAATAAAATGGCCACGACTTCTTTATTAAGAATCATAAAGACAACGGAAAAGGGCATCACAATAAAGATATATTTCAGTGTCTGGTTGATGAGCGCATTCAGACCGGCAAAATCTTTTTTGGCAGCTATTTTTGCCATGAACGGATAGGAGGCCACGCCAACGGCATTGCCGAAAAGCCCCACCAGTATAAACATGATGCGAAGGGCGTAATTCATGGCTGAAATGCTTCCTTCACTCAAAAAGGAACCAAAGAATTTCATCAGAATTTCCGTGGAAAAGGTCATGGTCAGTCCAAGCATCAGGGGTAGCGTCAGCAACACGTACTTGATCATATCCGGGTGCCTGAAATTAAAACTTGGCATATAGATCAGACCGACCCTTCTGGCCCCAAACAACTGAAGCAGAAAACTGCCGCAAAACGCGCCGCCCAGCACACCCCAGGCAAACCCCTCCATACCCAGAACCGGGTATAGCAGAATCCCGCCTACAATGATGCCGGTATTGTAAACCAATGGCGCCAGCGCCGGAAAAACAAACCGCTCCTTTGAATATTGCACGGCATTGAACAGGCCGCCGGCAAAAAAGAAAAACTGGGCCGGAATAATGATCCGTGTCATGCGCACGGCAAGGTTAAAGGCTGGGCCGTCTTTAATGCCGGGGGCCAGAATACAAGTCAGTTCCGGTGCAAACACCATGGAAAGGCAGATAAAAATTAAAAGTCCTGCACCAAAACAGTTCAGGATAACCGAAAATACCCTATATCCTTCCCGCTCTTGATTTTCAACAAGATAACGGGTGAATATCGGTATGAATGTAATGGATAAAAAACCCGAGGCCACCACATGGTTTAAGATTTCAGGGATAACAAAGGCCACCTGATAGGCGTCAACGCCCGAACTTGCGCCACCCAT
This window contains:
- the fdnG gene encoding formate dehydrogenase-N subunit alpha; translated protein: MDLTRRNFVKAASATVAGIAAMPVFTGLGCSTVAKSVERANQLDPKWTKQTTSICAFCSVGCGLLVNTDLATKRAVNVEGDPDHPINQGALCSKGSATIQMTENPKRTLTCLYREPYGKEFIPKDWDWCKKRIARLIKDSRDKSFEEKNDKGQEVNRTMGIASLGSAAIDNEECLAMHSFTRSLGLVYIEHQARIUHSATVAALGETFGRGAMTNHWIDLQNSDCILIMGSNAAENHPISFKWALKAQQKGAKIIHVDPRFTRTSAKADRYMALRSGTDIAVLGGLIRYILENKSYFLPYVTEYTNASFILGEDYAFKDGVFSGFNEQTRVYDKATWAFETDENGVPKRDKTLTHPRCVLNVMKEHYNRYTLDKVSAISGLTQNDLLDFYQTYAATGQRGKAGTIMYAMGWTQHSVGVQNIRAMAMIQLLLGNIGVAGGGVNALRGECNVQGSTDYALLFHILPGYIKTPVAGLDTLEAYNKAFTPKSNDPESANWWQNYPKYSASLIKAMYSDDKIEDAYRYLPKLDSLSSKKYSWIPLIHRMWEGKFSGALIWGMNPACSGPDSVKTREAISKLDWMVNVNLFQCETSDFWKGPGMDPEKVKTETFYIPCASAIEKEGSVSNSGRWSQWRYQGPEAPKGILSDGHYFHELWEEVAKLYEKEGGAFPEPITRLSFNNMCKKDAHGHYHFSADQTAKLANGWFTRDVTVKGKSFKKGQQVPSFAYLMDDGSTISGNWLYCNSYTDAGNMAQRRDSSQTEDQARIGLYPNWTWCWPVNRRILYNRASVDLQGKPWNKEKAVIEWDGNAWKGDVPDGGWAPGTRHPFIMRKNGLGQLFGPGRADGPLPEHYEPLECPVHAHPFSSQLNNPVSIEVGKERKAQCDPQFPFVASTYRVTEHWQTGSMTRWMSWLVEAEPQMFVEISPQLAKLRDIENGDRVMVESVRGSLWAIAMVTERIQTFNIEGNEVHMVGMPWHYGWITPLNGGDSANIVTPNVGDPNTGIPEYKAFMVNLRKWKQGDKL
- a CDS encoding formate dehydrogenase accessory protein FdhE, whose protein sequence is MESLSQTRIILSTMARLDSREHLPADLSALLGKTALLQAENTGGLELDLSGIPLSQIPVCSPLNFPLDIKNFIALAARIMAAILDAKDVMPAALVDAVVLIQGAVEKKALSFEQAWNEILTRFAGGDFSGPVLKTWEAQTPDAPSALPFLIMVAAAPSLQAAGIALAEAEGIDPEQIHTNGACPVCGSPPYMLELRGKEGQRFAHCSFCRFTYRIRRLACACCNIDKADQLAGFTAEGEPGFRVETCTQCNTYIKTIDFRELDREAFAPLNDLESLPLDMLAANHGYKRMALSAWCI
- the murJ gene encoding murein biosynthesis integral membrane protein MurJ gives rise to the protein MTQTSTYKKIGFASFIMMASVFASRIIGLVRETAIAWMGGASSGVDAYQVAFVIPEILNHVVASGFLSITFIPIFTRYLVENQEREGYRVFSVILNCFGAGLLIFICLSMVFAPELTCILAPGIKDGPAFNLAVRMTRIIIPAQFFFFAGGLFNAVQYSKERFVFPALAPLVYNTGIIVGGILLYPVLGMEGFAWGVLGGAFCGSFLLQLFGARRVGLIYMPSFNFRHPDMIKYVLLTLPLMLGLTMTFSTEILMKFFGSFLSEGSISAMNYALRIMFILVGLFGNAVGVASYPFMAKIAAKKDFAGLNALINQTLKYIFIVMPFSVVFMILNKEVVAILFQRGAFDAHDAALTSGVLPYFMAGAFAFSAQTIVSRGFFAVQNTIFPAIFSSVCVGLSLPLLYFAMTAMGIKGVALGLSLSVIITTGALFEVWSRKTKNAGRSDVYTFFGVMLAVSILVWLTLKAVYAEVVNLMPITGFFAHILICVIVGTLFLIILALIGKMFKIREVRSLYAKVFAKTGLLKKDL